The Macaca mulatta isolate MMU2019108-1 chromosome 9, T2T-MMU8v2.0, whole genome shotgun sequence genomic sequence TCCATCtatcacattgtagttttcatctctaCAAGTTTGATTTAGGTCTTTATTACAAGCTTTGTGTCTTTGATTAActttttttaacagcttttatGACAGCAGTAAAGTGTAAATTTAGTGGTTTTCTGTATAGAATTGTGCAACCTTCACCAAAACTtaattatagaacattttatttacCCCTTTAAAAGAAACACTATATCCATTTGCAGTCCCTCCCCATACTCTCTCAACCTCTTATTCCCACCAATTCCCAGCCCTGGACAAGCACTATATAAATTTACTTTCTGTTGCTACAGATTTGTCAAATCCAGACAtttaacataaatgaaataagataTTATGTGGTCTTTTATaattagcttctttcacttagtatatttTCAAGGTTCGTTCATATTTTAGCATGCAGTAACCGTTATTTAGCATGTAATAAAGTTCTCTTTATTACTGATTAATACTTCATTGAATGAAAGTATGTGTTTTCACTCACCAGTTAATGGACCTTTGGGTTGTTTTTACCTTTcagcttttgtgaataatgctgctatggatGTTTGTGTACTTTTGTGTCTCCATGTTTTTATCTGTCTTAGATATATCACTAGGAGTGAAACTGTGACTCATATGGTAACCCTATGTTCAAAGTCtatgcaccattttacattcccatcatcAACATGAGAATTCCACTTTCTTTACATCTTTACCACCACTTACCTTTTTCATTATAGTTCTGATAATCTTTTTTGAAGACAGGGGATATAGTTACAATAACTGTTTTAATGTCCTTGCCTGTTGATTCTAACATTACTTCAGTTCTGATCAGCAattgatttttctcctcattatgtgttttttttttctttttctttttgcaagcTTGGTAATTTTTCATTGCATGACATATGTAAATTGCACTTTAACTGGTTTgtgaacatttttctatttctataaatacTACTGAAGTTTGGTCTTGTCATCTGTCATGGTTTGTTAAGTTTGATCCATTTGGGTCTTACTTTTAAGAGTTAGATGGCACTAGAGCACTGATCAGCTAGGACTAATTACTGCCTACTAAATAATAAACAACTACTAAATCAAGACTTTTTTTGTGTACTCTATCCAACGTCCAATGGACTATGAAGTTTTCCAGCCTGGTTAGTGGAAATAGTGACTATTTCTGACCCTCCGtaatgtcctcttttttttttttttttttttttgagacggagtctcacactgtcactagggctgtagtgcagtggcgcaatttcggctaactgcaacctcagcctcccgagttcaagcaattctcctgcctcaggttcccgagtagccgggattacaggtgcccgccaccacgcccagctaattttttttttttttttttgtacttttagtagagacggggtttcaccatgttggccaggctggtctcgaactcctgacctcgtaattcacctgcctcggcctcccaaagtgctgggattacaggtgtgagccactgcacccggccatgtcCTGAtacctttaaaaatcttttggctAGTTTATTGAGACACATACTGCTCAGTACTCAGGTGAATGAATACCGAGTTCTCTCTGAGCAGTTCTCTTTCTCCTGTACTCTGCAAAGAACATTACCTACCTTGGTTTCCCAAGAATATCAGTTCTATTATGCCAACGCAGGCAATCCGCTGGGCTCTGCTTGAGTTCACTCTCCTGCATCTCTTCTATAAAATATTAGTATCTCTGAAAGCAGCTCGCTTTTTGAGCTCAGATCATTTGCTTCCTGTATCTCCCGGATCACTATTCTTCTTTACTGATTCCCAGCGTCTTAGAAACAGCCCCACTGtttttcgggtttttttttttctacagcagtagtaaatattttaaataaagtgtcAATGCTGTAAGTGTCCCCTAAAACGCAAACTCAAGGAAATACTTTCCCTCTTTCCAGTAGAGCAAGAACTTCACAGCGCACGGCCGACTTCAAGTTCCACTTACAGTCTCTGGCACCGCGTACGGTCTAGCGCGCAGGCGCAGAACCCGTGCGCGCCTAGCCATAAGCGCGCTTGCGCCAAGCAGCGAGGCACGCCAACGTGCGAATCTGCGCCTGCCAATTAGAGCGCAGAATGGTCGTTGGTGCCCGCCCACTAATCCCTGCAGCCAATCGCCTGCCCCGGCGCGAAGTCGACTGTGAATTCAAAATATACCTAGGGATTGTGGGAAGGCGGCTGAATGCGGCGCCTAGAAGGATGGAGGCGGCGGAGACAGAGGCGGAAGCTGCAGCCCTAGAGTAAGTGTTTGCGGCCAAGTGGCAGCTGGGGGCGGGCCTGGGAGGACCTTGTGGGCCCCTATGTGTAATGATTGCTGCCCTCGACCTTGTACAGCTTTTGAGGTTCGACCCTGCCGTGAATTGATCCTCACCGCAGTCCCGTCTTAGGTTCCTGAGGTGACTGTTGTCTGCTCCAGGAGTACGGCCTTTAGGGGACCGTTCGCCGCTCCCCACATACACATACTCCACAGGATGTGCTCTAGGAGACTGTTTTACTTCTGTCTTCTTGTCCCAACACGACACATTCCCAATCACTTCTCATCCCCATCCCTGCCCCCCCGTAGACTTCTCCAGTCCCTAATAATGAAAAACCCTAGAGTCGAGCCAGGCATCCAGCCCTCTGCCCTGAGTCCTTTCTCAGCTTTTCCAAGACCCTGCCCCCAGGCTGGTGCTCACTGCCAGGAGGGATCCCAAGGCCCAGCATTCTTCCCCTTTCATGCATATCTCCCCGGCTTCCTTGACATCTTGACTCAAATGGTTTCTCTTCAGTGAGACACTCCCTATTTAAAATCTCAGCGTTTTTCTCAAACTCCTTATCTACTAACCCTGCTGATTTTCCTTTGGGCACGTATTATCACTGTATGCCCTCCGTGCACTCCATTCCTCGTTGCAGGCTGTAGGCCCTTCAGGCCCTTGTGTAAACTCTGGTCAAGGCAAGACTCTCAGTAGTATACATACTGATATACACATCCACATTTGTGTACACACAAGAACTGTAGAACTAGCATCACAAGAAGCTGCAATTTCCTCTGTTTCCTTACCCCTCCAGGGTCCTGGCTGAGGTGGCAGGCATCCTGGAACCTGTAGGCTTGCAGGAGGAGGCAGAACTGCCAGCCAAGATCCTGGTTGAGTTTGTGGTGGTATGTACAAGATGAGAGCGAGCCTTTCAGAAGCCAGGGTCTGGTCCTGGCTCCTCTTATTGAGATACAGGGCAGCATTGGCAGAGAGCAGACTTTAAGGAAACCTGTAAGGAGGTAAGGACGTTCCCTGTCTCTGCCCTCCCTCTGAGCAGGACTCCCAGAAGAAAGACAAGCTGCTCTGCAGCCAGCTTCAGGTAGTGGACTTCCTGCAGAACATCCTGGCTCAGGAGGACACTGCTAAGGGTCTGGACCCCTTGGCTTCTGAAGACACCAGCCGTGAGTAGGCAGGGGATTGGAGTAGCATCTGGCCtgagtggggaaggaaggaggatttCAGATAGGTCTCCCATTTGGCTGATGGGAAGGAGGCCCAGTGTTGCAAGGAGGCAGGCTAGCAGGCCACCCTCACTCATGTTCTCATTCCTGGTGGCTCATCTCAGGACAGAAGGCAATTGCAGCTAAGGAACAATGGAAAGAGCTGAAGGCCACCTACAGGGAGCACGTAGAGGCCATCAAAATTGGCCTCACCAAGGCCCTGACTCAGATGGAGGAAGCCCAGAGGAAGCGGACACAACTCCAGGAAGCCTTTGAGCAGCTCCAGGCCAAGGTACACCCAGGGGTCCTGAGTACAGGGAGGGAAGGGCAGTCAGATAGGAAGAGGGAAAGAGTGAGCAAGCTGAGTTGTGCCAGCTTGCAATCTCCCAAAATTCCAGCCAGAAAAAATAGACTTCTTCTCCTGGTCCCTCTCCCTTGCTTGTCTGCAGAAACAAGTGGCCATGGAGAAACGCAGAGCAGCCCAGAACCAGTGGCAACTACAACAGGTAGGTTCATCCTCCTAGGAGAATATCccttcccaccaccatgccatCGTATGGACTGTGTCCCCTGTCTAGAAAACCTTCgttttgcttcttcctttgaGGCACTATAATATAAATACCAACATGGGCTTGAATCTCAGTATCACCACTTACcactgcatgaccttgggcaagtcacctaactttctgtttctttatctaaAATGGAGGCAATAATACC encodes the following:
- the ZWINT gene encoding outer kinetochore KNL1 complex subunit ZWINT isoform X2; protein product: MEAAETEAEAAALEVLAEVAGILEPVGLQEEAELPAKILVEFVVDSQKKDKLLCSQLQVVDFLQNILAQEDTAKGLDPLASEDTSRQKAIAAKEQWKELKATYREHVEAIKIGLTKALTQMEEAQRKRTQLQEAFEQLQAKKQVAMEKRRAAQNQWQLQQEKHLQHLAKVSAEVRERKTGTQQELEGVFQKLGNLKQQAEQEQDKLQRYQTFLQLLYTLQGKLLFPEAEAEAENLPDDKPQQLTRPQEQSTGDTMGRDAGVSFKAVSLQPAGDANLP
- the ZWINT gene encoding outer kinetochore KNL1 complex subunit ZWINT isoform X1: MEAAETEAEAAALEVLAEVAGILEPVGLQEEAELPAKILVEFVVDSQKKDKLLCSQLQVVDFLQNILAQEDTAKGLDPLASEDTSRQKAIAAKEQWKELKATYREHVEAIKIGLTKALTQMEEAQRKRTQLQEAFEQLQAKKQVAMEKRRAAQNQWQLQQEKHLQHLAKVSAEVRERKTGTQQELEGVFQKLGNLKQQAEQEQDKLQRYQTFLQLLYTLQGKLLFPEAEAEAENLPDDKPQQLTRPQEQSTGDTMGRDAGVSFKASDFPHHPQPSFQERL
- the ZWINT gene encoding outer kinetochore KNL1 complex subunit ZWINT isoform X4 gives rise to the protein MEAAETEAEAAALEVLAEVAGILEPVGLQEEAELPAKILVEFVVDSQKKDKLLCSQLQVVDFLQNILAQEDTAKGLDPLASEDTSRQKAIAAKEQWKELKATYREHVEAIKIGLTKALTQMEEAQRKRTQLQEAFEQLQAKKQVAMEKRRAAQNQWQLQQEKHLQHLAKVSAEGKLLFPEAEAEAENLPDDKPQQLTRPQEQSTGDTMGRDAGVSFKAVSLQPAGDANLP
- the ZWINT gene encoding outer kinetochore KNL1 complex subunit ZWINT isoform X3, translated to MEAAETEAEAAALEVLAEVAGILEPVGLQEEAELPAKILVEFVVDSQKKDKLLCSQLQVVDFLQNILAQEDTAKGLDPLASEDTSRQKAIAAKEQWKELKATYREHVEAIKIGLTKALTQMEEAQRKRTQLQEAFEQLQAKKQVAMEKRRAAQNQWQLQQEKHLQHLAKVSAEGKLLFPEAEAEAENLPDDKPQQLTRPQEQSTGDTMGRDAGVSFKASDFPHHPQPSFQERL